One Pichia kudriavzevii chromosome 3, complete sequence genomic window carries:
- a CDS encoding uncharacterized protein (PKUD0C11050; Pfam Domains: Cys_Met_Meta_PP(3e-23)), translating into MTPSYDVNGSSNNDRSSRDGTSTDETCMFKKKLPRATLKQKIEVLDYLAGPPQRSQIEALGHYRRLGEFAISQATLSNWATHEDKIREEFDRNPNLNSYKKIPVLKYPEINDKVEKHISILIEEGIKINNKIIKDTYIKFMKEEGLDVSDFKLSTGMLKSFKKRNLNHLKTKLDASHLGASNSSEQKTDVTEHALPFDNHQIHPRDADLQLNTISETIDLDLDDFDKIFNDTTVGLSTKLIHSGDAYTPNSNDVFTFNPSSLDYSNQLFNLPVTLPQLQTSPPAISNKDAPQSKCKELSSISNILPNPLPTKHKLPYYPTYKNPLNDSHAYSKRHHNTTSNANFVGSKNSNPNSEKIEKILENITNGYVTLYNSGTSAIMGILSNINPDNVFIDDEGYQGTHDVIGFLNKLTNVKKFPLSSLDASSTIPSNSVMIIESPMNPLGYVHDISHYSKICKSGNNGANCKLIVDSTLAPPPLQEPFKNGADYIVYSAVKYLAGVSDLSAGFVVSKDKPSKISLHNERMALGTSIANFDSFLLLRSLRTYKMRILTQCNNAEKIIKFLLKNQIKYKNVLAKIHHASLQENGRIVMEQLNDYYNPVFALELREPSYPDKLLHRFNFLSNNPNLEGGETLVELIYGNNKFISEVDNYKSLKNYKKMLRFSVGCEDFQDIIRDIDQALTGLMN; encoded by the coding sequence ATGACACCCTCGTATGATGTGAATGGTAGTTCTAATAACGATAGATCCAGTAGAGATGGAACTAGTACGGATGAAACATGTATGTTTAAGAAGAAACTTCCTAGGGCCACTTTAAAGCAAAAGATCGAAGTTTTAGATTACCTTGCAGGACCTCCGCAGCGATCACAGATAGAAGCATTGGGCCATTATAGAAGACTTGGAGAATTTGCTATATCGCAGGCAACACTTTCAAACTGGGCAACACACGAGGATAAGATCAGAGAGGAGTTTGATAGAAACCCCAATTTGAACTCGTACAAGAAAATACCGGTGCTAAAGTACCCGGAGATAAACGATAAGGTTGAGAAACACATCTCTATCCTTATAGAGGAGGGCATAAAGATAAACAACAAGATCATAAAGGATACATACataaaattcatgaagGAGGAAGGTTTAGACGTGTCCGATTTTAAACTTTCCACAGGCATGCTAAAGTCATTTAAAAAGAGGAATTTAAACCATCTTAAGACCAAATTGGATGCCTCCCATTTAGGTGCTTCCAACTCTTCTGAACAGAAGACCGATGTTACTGAACATGCTCTTCCATTTGATAACCACCAAATACATCCAAGGGATGCAGACCTCCAGCTTAATACCATTTCGGAAACCATCGACTTGGACTtggatgattttgataaaattttcaatgacaCCACCGTGGGCCTCAGTACAAAGTTAATCCACTCCGGCGATGCATATACACCAAATTCTAATGATGTGTTCACCTTCAACCCTTCTTCGTTGGACTATTCTAATCAGCTCTTCAATTTACCAGTCACATTGCCTCAACTGCAAACATCTCCGCCGGCAATTTCCAACAAAGATGCGCCACAAAGTAAATGTAAGGAATTATcctcaatatcaaatataCTCCCCAATCCTTTACCGACGAAACACAAACTCCCGTATTATCCAACTTACAAGAACCCTTTAAATGATAGCCATGCATACTCAAAGAGACACCATAATACCACCAGCAATGCGAACTTTGTTGGATCCAAAAATTCCAATCCAAACAGTGAAAAGATTGAGAAGATATTGGAAAACATAACAAACGGCTATGTCACCTTGTACAATTCCGGAACTTCCGCTATTATGGGGATATTGAGTAACATCAACCCGGATAACGtgtttattgatgatgaaggcTATCAAGGGACTCATGATGTCATTGGGTTTTTAAATAAATTAACAAACGTCAAGAAATTCCCATTGTCTTCATTGGATGCGAGCTCTACCattccttcaaattcagTTATGATTATCGAATCGCCAATGAATCCACTCGGTTATGTGCATGACATCTCTCACTATTCGAAAATATGTAAGTCGGGTAACAATGGAGCCAATTGTAAGTTAATTGTTGATTCAACGCTTGCCCCTCCACCTTTACAGGAGCCTTTCAAAAATGGGGCAGACTATATTGTGTACTCCGCAGTCAAATATCTTGCAGGTGTTAGTGATTTAAGTGCGGGATTCGTTGTCTCAAAGGATAAACCTTCAAAAATCTCACTACATAATGAAAGGATGGCCTTAGGGACCTCCATCGCTAATTTTGACAGCTTCTTATTGTTGAGAAGCTTGAGAACGTACAAAATGAGAATCTTAACGCAGTGTAACAATgcagaaaaaatcatcaagttCTTACTGAAAAACCAGATTAAGTACAAAAACGTTTTGGCTAAAATACATCATGCTTCTCTACAAGAAAATGGCAGAATTGTTATGGAACAATTGAACGATTATTACAACCCCGTATTTGCTTTGGAATTAAGGGAACCTTCATACCCTGATAAATTGCTTCATAGGTTCAACTTCTTAAGTAACAATCCAAATTTGGAAGGTGGAGAAACATTGGTAGAGTTGATATATGGGAATAATAAGTTCATCTCTGAGGTTGACAATTAcaagagtttgaaaaattacaaaaaaatgctAAGGTTCAGTGTGGGGTGTGAAGATTTCCAAGATATTATAAGGGATATTGACCAAGCATTAACCGGTTTAATGAATTAA
- a CDS encoding uncharacterized protein (PKUD0C11060; similar to Saccharomyces cerevisiae YDR372C (VPS74); ancestral locus Anc_5.442) has product MSSGLARRRGAGKKNIGEDGEDGNGKDIINTGSLNGSNNDKTNSVPTVERTPPYLTMLEEVLLVGLKDKEGYLSFWNDNISYALRGLILVELTLRNRIRMINDPARKRFELPDRLVEVVDTTLTGETILDEALKLMKNEEEHLSVLNWIDLLSGETWNLMKISYQLKQVRERLAKGLVDKGVLRTEHKNFLLFDMATHPINDPLPKKKITAKILNLLTSRNVVLEHDDKYYPSTLDWQYLRSVVLVCGCSAANVLENVLVDVNFDTRDNGFLRAEELLENFGDYPFVDKSKLNLGTNLQSEIDKEVDQHPGFEMNLEIVAAVVNVFSKMDSVL; this is encoded by the coding sequence ATGTCATCTGGATTGGCAAGACGTAGAGGGGCtggcaaaaaaaacatagGTGAAGACGGCGAGGACGGCAATGGTAAGGACATCATCAACACAGGCAGCTTGAATGGCAGCAACAATGATAAGACGAATTCGGTGCCGACTGTCGAAAGAACACCTCCATACTTGACAATGCTCGAGGAGGTGTTGCTTGTTGGGTTGAAGGACAAGGAAGGATACCTATCGTTTTGGAACGACAACATATCATATGCTCTCAGAGGGTTGATTTTGGTGGAGCTAACATTAAGGAATCGAATCAGAATGATCAATGATCCAGCCAGGAAACGGTTTGAGTTGCCCGACAGATTAGTCGAGGTTGTTGACACGACGTTGACGGGGGAGACCATTTTGGACGAAGCCTTAAAACTGATGAAGAACGAGGAGGAACATCTCAGCGTTTTGAACTGGATCGATTTGCTCAGTGGAGAAACTTGGAATTTAATGAAGATCAGCTACCAATTGAAACAGGTCAGGGAGAGGTTGGCAAAAGGCCTAGTAGACAAGGGAGTCTTGAGGACCGAGCACAAGAATTTCTTGCTCTTTGACATGGCCACACATCCAATCAACGACCCATTaccgaagaagaagatcaCCGCCAAGATACTGAACCTCTTGACCAGTAGAAATGTGGTTCTAGAGCATGATGACAAGTATTATCCTTCCACTCTGGATTGGCAGTATTTGAGGAGCGTTGTATTAGTCTGCGGGTGTTCTGCAGCAAATGTTTTAGAAAACGTTTTGGTTGATGTCAATTTTGATACCAGGGACAATGGGTTCCTTAGGGCGGAAGAATTGTTGGAAAACTTCGGAGACTACCCTTTTGTTGACAAGAGTAAGCTGAATTTAGGTACCAATTTACAGAGTGAGATCGACAAAGAAGTTGACCAACACCCTGGGTTTGAgatgaatttggaaattgttgctgctgttgttaATGTTTTCAGCAAAATGGATTCGGTTCTTTGA
- a CDS encoding uncharacterized protein (PKUD0C11070; similar to Saccharomyces cerevisiae YOR122C (PFY1); ancestral locus Anc_5.439): MSWNAYTDNIVASTLFDKAAIYSADGAGVWANTGNLTLQPGEIQAIVSGFADPSQLQMNGFHVEGVKQFCIKADERSIYGKHDLEGVMCVKTKQAIIIAHYPTGVVAGNAANVIEKMGDYLISVGY; encoded by the exons ATGTCCTGGAACG CGTACACTGACAATATCGTTGCCTCTACTCTCTTTGACAAGGCTGCCATCTACTCCGCAGATGGCGCTGGTGTCTGGGCCAATACTGGCAACTTGACTTTGCAACCAGGAGAAATACAGGCTATTGTTTCTGGCTTTGCAGATCCTTCccaacttcaaatgaaCGGTTTCCATGTCGAAGGTGTTAAACAATTCTGCATCAAAGCTGATGAGAGATCAATCTACGGAAAGCACGACTTGGAAGGTGTTATGTGTGTTAAAACCAAACAAGCTATTATTATTGCCCATTATCCAACTGGTGTTGTTGCTGGTAATGCAGCCAATGTTATCGAGAAGATGGGAGACTACTTGATAAGCGTTGGTTACTAG